In Geminocystis sp. NIES-3708, a single window of DNA contains:
- a CDS encoding response regulator transcription factor, translating into MKILLVEDEKELGKSLARILTQEGYEVKLCHDGNEGLNLALTQNYNLLILDWMLPNKTGLEICQGLKSHINQSIATTPVLFLTAKDTLDDRVIGLDAGADDYLIKPFELRELLARVRALLRRLSVNIEPQPNKIKLEVADLEIELENQLAYRNGRLIKLSEKEVKLLEFFSLNLNQLVTQEEIFEYLWSEEESPSSNVVAAMVRLLRRKIEKDNEPILIHTIYGKGYWFGLQSDG; encoded by the coding sequence ATGAAGATTTTATTGGTGGAAGATGAGAAAGAATTAGGAAAAAGTCTGGCACGGATTTTAACTCAGGAAGGTTATGAGGTGAAATTATGTCATGACGGTAATGAAGGATTAAATTTAGCTTTGACACAAAATTATAATTTACTAATTCTTGATTGGATGTTACCGAATAAGACTGGTTTAGAAATTTGTCAAGGTTTAAAATCTCATATTAATCAATCTATCGCTACAACTCCTGTATTATTTTTAACAGCAAAAGATACTTTAGATGATCGAGTAATTGGTTTAGATGCTGGTGCTGATGATTATTTAATTAAACCCTTTGAATTAAGGGAATTATTAGCTAGAGTGAGGGCATTATTACGTAGATTATCAGTAAATATTGAGCCTCAGCCAAATAAAATAAAATTAGAGGTTGCAGACTTAGAGATAGAGCTAGAGAATCAATTAGCTTATCGTAACGGCAGATTAATTAAGTTATCAGAAAAAGAAGTTAAATTATTAGAGTTTTTTAGCCTTAATCTTAATCAGCTAGTAACTCAAGAGGAAATCTTTGAGTATCTTTGGAGTGAAGAAGAATCCCCTAGTAGTAACGTAGTAGCCGCAATGGTAAGATTACTAAGGCGTAAAATTGAAAAAGATAATGAACCAATCCTAATTCATACCATTTATGGTAAAGGTTATTGGTTCGGTTTACAATCCGATGGGTAA
- the hisG gene encoding ATP phosphoribosyltransferase, with the protein MLTIALPKGALLKESIELCQQVGLDFSLFLSSSNRQLQIEDSQGLAKAVLVRAQDVPVYVEYGQAHLGFVGYDVLKEKKANVANIANLGFGYCRMSVAVPENSPYRSSVDLPAHGIVASKFVNCAKEYFRSLDLPVEIVPLYGSVELGPITGMSEAIVDLVSTGKTLRENGLIEIDVLFESSAYLVANPLTYRLNTYNLNDWVKKIIKVS; encoded by the coding sequence ATGTTAACCATCGCACTACCTAAAGGCGCACTTCTAAAAGAAAGCATCGAACTTTGTCAACAAGTAGGACTTGATTTTAGTTTATTTCTTTCTTCTAGTAACCGTCAACTACAAATTGAAGATTCTCAAGGATTAGCTAAAGCCGTATTAGTTAGAGCCCAAGATGTCCCCGTATATGTAGAATATGGTCAAGCTCATTTAGGTTTTGTGGGCTATGATGTGTTAAAAGAAAAAAAAGCTAATGTTGCTAATATTGCTAATTTAGGTTTTGGTTATTGTCGAATGTCTGTAGCTGTACCAGAAAATAGCCCTTATCGTAGTTCTGTTGATTTACCCGCTCATGGTATTGTTGCTTCTAAATTTGTCAATTGTGCTAAAGAGTACTTTCGATCACTAGATTTACCTGTGGAAATTGTACCGTTATATGGTTCAGTAGAATTGGGTCCAATTACAGGAATGTCAGAAGCCATTGTCGATTTAGTCTCAACGGGAAAAACCTTAAGAGAAAATGGTTTAATTGAAATTGATGTTTTATTTGAAAGTAGTGCCTATTTAGTTGCCAATCCTCTTACCTATCGTCTTAACACCTATAATCTTAACGACTGGGTAAAAAAAATAATTAAAGTTTCCTGA
- a CDS encoding alpha/beta fold hydrolase yields the protein MFKNPDVLWLNSNPYLLRFNLPIIKYLSSHAKIGQWEYKIHQDESTSIDQAIELLDNYLSLINKPVHLIGHSTCGLLGLYYAQKYPQKVKSLTILGVGGNAGWDWVSYYYIMRSNLQCSKDIILAKLARNLFGYHNQYYQKAFIQLLEKALLYSLSPHSLYQRFNLPITQISSPLMVCGGKNDKIVSWDEIKKWKSYLKPEDCLWQCPQGEHFFHYFEAKLLSEKIVDFWSLLLKNETNIKSYSLQ from the coding sequence ATGTTCAAAAATCCTGATGTACTTTGGTTAAATAGCAACCCTTATTTACTCCGTTTTAATTTACCCATTATTAAATATTTATCTAGTCATGCAAAAATTGGTCAATGGGAATATAAAATTCATCAAGATGAAAGTACATCTATTGATCAAGCAATAGAATTATTAGACAATTATTTAAGTTTAATCAACAAACCAGTACATTTAATTGGACATAGTACTTGCGGATTATTAGGTTTATATTATGCACAAAAATATCCTCAAAAAGTTAAATCTTTGACAATTTTGGGGGTAGGTGGTAATGCTGGTTGGGATTGGGTTAGTTATTACTATATAATGCGATCAAATCTTCAATGCAGTAAAGACATAATTCTAGCAAAATTAGCCAGAAATTTATTTGGTTATCATAATCAATATTATCAAAAAGCCTTTATTCAACTTTTAGAAAAAGCCTTGTTATATTCTTTATCTCCTCATTCTCTTTATCAGAGATTTAATTTACCCATAACTCAAATTTCTTCACCATTAATGGTTTGTGGTGGTAAAAATGATAAAATTGTTTCTTGGGATGAAATCAAAAAATGGAAGTCTTATTTAAAACCTGAAGACTGTTTATGGCAATGTCCTCAAGGAGAACACTTTTTTCATTATTTTGAAGCTAAATTATTATCGGAAAAAATAGTTGATTTTTGGAGTTTATTATTGAAAAATGAGACCAATATTAAAAGTTATTCTTTACAGTAA
- a CDS encoding ATP-binding protein: protein MNTAQILIVEDELIAAESLALDLEKLGYKICGIVNSGEKAIEKVKKSQPDLILMDIMLKGKMDGITAAQTIYSEYKTPIIYLSAYADNETLNRSKSTPVYGYLVKPYKIVDIRTTISIALAKHQEDKQRETDLSAEKKLNQIKTQALATASHDLRTPLTNILGYTELIRDYGDRISADKKERYFNFIKSAVVKMTDSLEDLLLISKAEEGKITLYPQYFNIVEYLSIMIDEYNNLTENHDLKLYSNEENYEVYLDQKILNHILNNLISNAIKYSPEGGKIIIQIQCEEKEIILKIEDEGIGIPENYQTKLFALFERGDNVGNIKGNGLGLSIVKKAVELQGGKIEVKSKENEGTIFTVMIPRKYN, encoded by the coding sequence ATGAACACCGCACAAATTTTGATAGTCGAAGACGAATTAATAGCGGCGGAAAGTCTAGCGTTAGATTTAGAAAAACTCGGTTATAAAATTTGTGGGATTGTCAACTCAGGAGAAAAAGCCATTGAAAAAGTTAAAAAATCTCAACCTGATTTAATTTTAATGGATATTATGTTAAAGGGAAAAATGGATGGTATTACTGCCGCACAAACCATTTATAGTGAATACAAAACTCCGATAATTTATCTTAGTGCTTATGCTGATAATGAGACTCTTAATCGTAGTAAGTCAACTCCTGTTTATGGTTATTTAGTTAAGCCTTATAAAATTGTTGATATTCGCACTACTATTTCTATTGCTTTAGCCAAGCATCAAGAAGATAAACAAAGAGAAACAGATTTATCAGCGGAAAAAAAACTAAATCAAATCAAAACCCAAGCCTTAGCTACTGCTTCTCACGATTTACGTACTCCTTTAACGAATATTCTTGGTTATACTGAATTAATTCGAGATTATGGCGATCGCATTTCTGCCGATAAAAAAGAAAGATACTTTAATTTCATTAAGTCTGCGGTAGTAAAAATGACAGACTCATTAGAAGATTTATTACTAATCAGCAAAGCAGAAGAAGGAAAAATTACTCTTTATCCTCAGTATTTTAATATTGTAGAATATCTCAGTATTATGATTGATGAATATAATAACTTAACAGAAAACCATGACTTAAAATTATATTCCAATGAAGAAAATTATGAAGTATATTTAGACCAAAAAATCCTTAATCATATTCTTAATAATTTAATCTCTAATGCTATTAAATATTCTCCTGAAGGAGGAAAAATTATTATCCAAATTCAGTGTGAAGAAAAAGAAATTATTTTAAAAATAGAAGATGAAGGTATTGGAATACCAGAAAATTATCAAACAAAATTGTTTGCTCTTTTTGAAAGAGGAGATAATGTGGGTAATATAAAAGGTAATGGTTTAGGCTTATCTATAGTAAAAAAAGCAGTAGAATTGCAAGGTGGAAAAATAGAAGTTAAAAGCAAAGAAAACGAAGGAACAATATTTACTGTTATGATTCCTCGAAAATATAATTAG